One Setaria italica strain Yugu1 chromosome I, Setaria_italica_v2.0, whole genome shotgun sequence DNA window includes the following coding sequences:
- the LOC101782859 gene encoding glutaredoxin-C3: MQYAAAEQAWYMPAAAAPMAESAVARVERLASESAVVVFSVSSCCMCHAVKRLFCGMGVHPTVHELDLDPCGRELERALARLLGYGPAAAPVVPVVFIGGKLVGAMDRVMAAHINGSLVPLLKEAGALWL, from the coding sequence ATGCAgtacgcggcggcggagcaggcgtGGTACAtgccggctgcggcggcgccgatgGCGGAGAGCGCGGTGGCCCGCGTGGAGCGGCTGGCGTCGGAGAGCGCGGTGGTGGTGTTCAGCGTGAGCAGCTGCTGCATGTGCCACGCCGTGAAGCGGCTCTTCTGCGGCATGGGCGTGCACCCGACGGTGCACGAGCTGGACCTCGACCCGTGCGGCCGGGAGCTGGAGCGCGCCCTCGCCCGCCTCCTCGGCtacggccccgccgccgcgcccgtcgtcCCCGTCGTCTTCATCGGCGGCAAGCTCGTCGGCGCCATGGACCGCGTCATGGCCGCGCACATCAACGGCTCCCTCGTCCCGCTCCTCAAGGAGGCCGGCGCGCTCTGGCTCTGA